A portion of the Citrobacter rodentium NBRC 105723 = DSM 16636 genome contains these proteins:
- the tnpA gene encoding IS66-like element accessory protein TnpA, with amino-acid sequence MSIIFSGHYRMEYRTWITEALRLHFEEHLPRVVAGRRLGVPKSTVCSMFVRFRRAGLSWPLPAGMSEQELDACLYGQFSTVPVVRPESTVISETPVVKKRPRRPNFPYEFKIALVEQSLQPGACVAQIARENGINDNLLFNWRHQYRKGGLLPSGKNMPALLPVTLTPEPDNKIPAPAQEPEQINTPSDSLCCELVLPAGTLRLKGKLTPALLQTLIREIKGSSH; translated from the coding sequence ATGTCCATCATTTTTAGTGGACACTATCGTATGGAATACCGGACCTGGATTACTGAAGCTTTACGCCTTCACTTCGAAGAACATTTACCTCGGGTTGTGGCCGGACGTCGCCTGGGTGTACCAAAATCAACAGTTTGTAGTATGTTCGTGCGCTTTCGGAGAGCTGGCCTTTCGTGGCCTTTGCCCGCAGGCATGTCGGAGCAGGAACTTGATGCCTGCCTTTACGGACAATTTTCCACGGTACCAGTCGTACGTCCTGAAAGCACCGTTATATCCGAAACCCCCGTGGTAAAAAAACGTCCCCGGCGGCCCAACTTCCCTTATGAGTTTAAAATCGCCTTAGTGGAGCAGTCACTGCAGCCCGGAGCCTGTGTGGCGCAGATCGCCCGGGAAAACGGAATCAACGATAACCTGCTCTTCAACTGGCGCCATCAATACCGGAAAGGTGGCCTGCTGCCTTCCGGAAAAAATATGCCGGCACTGCTTCCCGTGACGTTAACGCCGGAGCCGGATAATAAAATCCCGGCCCCCGCACAGGAACCAGAGCAGATAAATACACCGTCCGACAGTCTGTGTTGTGAGCTGGTTCTGCCGGCCGGAACTCTCAGGCTTAAAGGTAAACTGACGCCGGCGTTATTACAGACACTTATCCGCGAAATAAAAGGGAGCAGCCACTGA
- the tnpB gene encoding IS66 family insertion sequence element accessory protein TnpB (TnpB, as the term is used for proteins encoded by IS66 family insertion elements, is considered an accessory protein, since TnpC, encoded by a neighboring gene, is a DDE family transposase.): MISLPAGSRIWLVAGITDMRNGFNGLASKVQNVLKDDPFSGHLFIFRGRRGDQIKVLWADSDGLCLFTKRLERGRFIWPVTRDGKVHLTPAQLSMLLEGINWKHPKRTERAGIRI, encoded by the coding sequence ATGATATCTCTCCCTGCAGGTTCGCGTATCTGGCTGGTTGCAGGTATCACCGATATGCGAAATGGCTTTAACGGCCTGGCATCAAAAGTTCAGAACGTCCTGAAGGATGACCCGTTCTCCGGACACCTGTTCATCTTCCGCGGACGCCGGGGTGACCAGATAAAAGTGTTGTGGGCTGACAGTGACGGACTGTGCCTCTTCACCAAACGCCTGGAGCGGGGCCGCTTCATCTGGCCAGTCACCCGTGACGGCAAGGTGCACCTTACTCCGGCTCAGTTATCCATGCTTCTTGAAGGTATCAACTGGAAGCACCCGAAACGAACGGAACGCGCTGGAATCCGCATATAA
- a CDS encoding IS66-like element ISCro1 family transposase, which yields MDTSLAHENARLRALLQTQQDTIRQMAEYNRLLSQRVAAYASEINRLKALVAKLQRMQFGKSSEKLRAKTERQIQDAQERISALQEEMAETLGEQYDPALPSALRQSSARKPLPASLPRETRVIRPEEECCPACGGELSSLGCDVSEQLELISSAFKVIETQRPKLACCRCDHIVQAPVPSKPIARSYAGAGLLAHVVTGKYADHLPLYRQSEIYRRQGVELSRATLGRWTGAVAELLEPLYDVLRQYVLMPGKVHADDIPVPVQEPGSGKTRTARLWVYVRDDRNAGSQMPPAVWFAYSPDRKGIHPQNHLSGYSGVLQADAYGGYRALYESGRITEAACMAHARRKIHDVHARAPTDITTEALQRIGELYAIEAEVRGCSAEQRLAARKARAASLMQSLYDWIQTQMKTLSRHSDTAKAFAYLLKQWDSLNVYCSNGWVEIDNNIAENALRGVAVGRKNWLFAGSDSGGEHAAVLYSLIGTCRLNNVEPEKWLRYVIEHIQDWPANRVRDLLPWKVDLSSQ from the coding sequence ATGGACACCTCACTTGCTCATGAGAACGCCCGCCTGCGGGCACTGTTGCAGACGCAACAGGACACCATCCGCCAGATGGCCGAATACAACCGCCTGCTCTCACAGCGGGTGGCGGCTTATGCTTCCGAAATCAACCGGCTGAAGGCGCTGGTTGCGAAACTGCAACGTATGCAGTTCGGTAAAAGCTCAGAAAAACTTCGCGCAAAAACCGAACGGCAGATACAGGATGCACAGGAGAGAATCAGCGCACTTCAGGAAGAAATGGCTGAAACGCTGGGTGAGCAATATGACCCGGCACTGCCATCCGCCCTGCGCCAGTCTTCAGCCCGTAAACCGTTACCGGCCTCACTTCCCCGTGAAACCCGGGTTATCCGGCCGGAAGAGGAATGCTGTCCTGCCTGTGGTGGTGAACTCAGTTCTCTGGGATGTGATGTGTCAGAGCAACTGGAGCTTATCAGCAGCGCCTTTAAGGTTATCGAAACACAACGTCCGAAACTGGCCTGTTGCCGGTGCGACCATATCGTGCAGGCACCAGTACCTTCAAAACCCATTGCACGCAGTTATGCCGGAGCGGGGCTTCTGGCCCATGTTGTCACCGGGAAATATGCAGACCATCTGCCGTTATACCGCCAGTCAGAAATATACCGTCGTCAGGGAGTGGAGCTGAGCCGTGCCACACTGGGGCGCTGGACAGGTGCTGTTGCTGAACTGCTGGAGCCGCTGTATGACGTCCTGCGCCAGTATGTGCTGATGCCCGGTAAAGTCCATGCTGATGATATCCCCGTCCCGGTCCAGGAGCCGGGCAGCGGTAAAACCCGGACAGCCCGGCTGTGGGTCTACGTCCGTGATGACCGTAACGCCGGTTCACAGATGCCCCCGGCGGTCTGGTTCGCGTACAGCCCGGACCGGAAAGGCATACATCCACAGAATCACCTGTCCGGTTACAGCGGAGTGCTTCAGGCCGATGCTTACGGTGGCTACCGGGCGTTATACGAATCCGGCAGAATAACGGAAGCCGCGTGTATGGCCCATGCCCGGAGAAAAATCCACGATGTGCATGCAAGAGCGCCAACCGATATCACCACGGAAGCCCTGCAGCGTATCGGTGAACTGTATGCCATCGAAGCAGAAGTCCGGGGATGTTCAGCAGAACAGCGTCTGGCGGCAAGAAAAGCCAGAGCTGCGTCACTGATGCAGTCACTGTATGACTGGATACAGACTCAGATGAAAACACTGTCGCGTCACTCGGATACGGCAAAAGCGTTCGCATACCTGCTGAAACAGTGGGATAGCCTGAACGTGTACTGCAGTAATGGCTGGGTGGAAATCGACAACAACATCGCAGAGAACGCCTTAAGGGGAGTGGCCGTAGGCCGGAAAAACTGGCTGTTCGCGGGTTCTGACAGCGGTGGCGAACATGCGGCGGTGTTGTACTCGCTGATCGGCACATGCCGTCTGAACAATGTGGAGCCAGAAAAATGGCTGCGTTACGTCATTGAGCATATCCAGGACTGGCCGGCAAATCGGGTACGCGATCTGTTGCCCTGGAAAGTTGATCTGAGCTCTCAGTAA
- the yfaE gene encoding class I ribonucleotide reductase maintenance protein YfaE: MGRITLRITGTQLLCQDEHPSLLAALESHDIDVEYQCREGYCGSCRIRLIAGQVDWLTEPLAFIQPGEILPCCCRAKGDIEIEK, encoded by the coding sequence ATGGGACGCATTACGCTGCGCATCACTGGCACACAGCTGCTGTGCCAGGATGAACACCCTTCCCTGCTCGCCGCGCTTGAGTCGCATGATATTGATGTTGAATACCAGTGCCGCGAAGGTTATTGCGGTTCCTGTCGCATTCGTCTGATTGCCGGTCAGGTTGACTGGCTCACCGAGCCGCTGGCCTTTATCCAGCCGGGAGAGATTTTGCCCTGCTGCTGCAGGGCAAAGGGTGATATAGAGATTGAGAAGTAG
- the nrdB gene encoding class Ia ribonucleoside-diphosphate reductase subunit beta translates to MAYTTFSQTKNDQLKEPMFFGQPVNVARYDQQKYDIFEKLIEKQLSFFWRPEEVDVSRDRIDYQALPEHEKHIFISNLKYQTLLDSIQGRSPNVALLPLISIPELETWVETWAFSETIHSRSYTHIIRNIVNDPAVVFDDIVTNEQIQKRAEGISSYYDELIEMTSYWHLLDEGTHTVNGKTVTVNLRELKKKLYLCLMSVNALEAIRFYVSFACSFAFAERELMEGNAKIIRLIARDEALHLTGTQHMLNLLRSGADDPEMAEIAEECKQECYDLFVQAALQEKEWADYLFRDGSMIGLNKDILCQYVEYITNIRMQAVGLDLPFQTRSNPIPWINTWLVSDNVQVAPQEVEVSSYLVGQIDSEVDTDDLSNFQL, encoded by the coding sequence ATGGCTTACACCACTTTTTCACAGACGAAAAACGATCAGCTCAAAGAGCCGATGTTCTTTGGCCAGCCGGTCAACGTGGCACGCTACGACCAGCAAAAATATGACATCTTCGAAAAGCTGATTGAAAAACAGCTCTCCTTCTTCTGGCGTCCGGAAGAAGTTGACGTTTCCCGCGATCGCATTGACTATCAGGCGCTGCCGGAACACGAAAAACACATTTTTATCAGCAACCTGAAGTATCAGACGCTGCTGGACTCGATTCAGGGCCGCAGCCCGAACGTGGCGCTGCTGCCGCTGATCTCCATTCCGGAGCTGGAAACCTGGGTGGAAACCTGGGCCTTCTCTGAAACTATCCATTCGCGTTCCTACACCCACATCATCCGCAACATCGTCAACGATCCGGCGGTGGTGTTTGACGATATCGTCACCAACGAACAGATCCAGAAGCGCGCGGAAGGTATCTCCAGCTATTACGATGAGCTGATTGAGATGACCAGCTACTGGCACCTGCTGGACGAAGGCACGCACACGGTGAACGGCAAAACCGTCACCGTCAATCTGCGCGAGCTGAAGAAAAAGCTCTATCTGTGCCTGATGAGCGTTAACGCGCTGGAAGCCATTCGCTTCTACGTCAGCTTTGCCTGCTCCTTTGCCTTCGCCGAGCGCGAGCTGATGGAAGGCAACGCCAAAATCATCCGTCTGATCGCCCGTGACGAGGCCCTGCACCTGACCGGCACTCAGCACATGCTGAATCTGCTGCGCAGCGGCGCTGACGATCCGGAAATGGCGGAAATTGCCGAAGAGTGCAAACAGGAGTGCTATGACCTGTTTGTTCAGGCGGCGCTGCAGGAAAAAGAGTGGGCGGATTATCTGTTCCGCGACGGTTCGATGATTGGTCTGAACAAAGACATTCTGTGCCAGTACGTGGAATACATCACCAACATCCGTATGCAGGCAGTCGGCCTGGATCTGCCGTTCCAGACGCGCTCCAACCCGATCCCGTGGATCAACACCTGGCTGGTGTCTGACAACGTGCAAGTGGCGCCGCAGGAAGTGGAGGTGAGTTCTTACCTGGTCGGTCAGATCGACTCCGAAGTCGATACCGACGATCTGAGTAACTTCCAGCTCTGA
- the nrdA gene encoding class 1a ribonucleoside-diphosphate reductase subunit alpha codes for MNQSLLVTKRDGRTERINLDKIHRVLDWAAEGLNNVSISQVELRSHIQFYDGIKTSDIHETIIKAAADLISRDAPDYQYLAARLAIFHLRKKAYGEFEPPALYDHVVKMVEMGKYDNHLLEDYTEEEFKQMDSFIVHDRDMTFSYAAVKQLEGKYLVQNRVTGEIYESAQFLYILVAACLFSNYPRETRLDYVKRFYDAVSTFKISLPTPIMSGVRTPTRQFSSCVLIECGDSLDSINATSSAIVKYVSQRAGIGINAGRIRALGSPIRGGEAFHTGCIPFYKHFQTAVKSCSQGGVRGGAATLFYPMWHLEVESLLVLKNNRGVEGNRVRHMDYGVQINKLMYTRLLKGEEITLFSPSDMPGLYDAFFADQDEFERLYCQYEKDDSIRKQRVKAVELFSLMMQERASTGRIYIQNVDHCNTHSPFDPQVAPVRQSNLCLEIALPTKPLMDVNDENGEIALCTLSAFNLGAINSLEELEDLAVLAVRALDALLDYQDYPIPAARRGAMGRRTLGIGVINYAYYLAKHGVRYSDGSANNLTHKTFEAIQYYLLKASNELAIEQGACPWFNETTYAQGILPIDTYKKDLDAIASEPLHFDWEALRESIKTHGLRNSTLSALMPSETSSQISNATNGIEPPRGYVSIKASKDGILRQVVPDYEHLGNAYELLWEMPGNDGYLQLVGIMQKFIDQSISANTNYDPSRFPSGKVPMQQLLKDLLTAYKFGVKTLYYQNTRDGAEDAQDDLVPSIQDDGCESGACKI; via the coding sequence ATGAATCAGAGTCTGCTGGTGACAAAGCGTGATGGTCGTACAGAGCGCATTAATCTCGACAAAATCCATCGGGTTCTGGATTGGGCGGCAGAAGGACTGAATAACGTATCCATTTCTCAGGTCGAACTGCGCTCCCACATCCAGTTTTATGACGGTATCAAAACGTCTGATATCCATGAAACGATCATTAAAGCCGCTGCCGATTTGATCTCCCGCGACGCGCCGGACTATCAGTACCTGGCTGCACGCCTGGCAATCTTCCATCTGCGTAAGAAAGCCTACGGCGAGTTCGAGCCGCCCGCGCTCTATGACCATGTGGTCAAAATGGTTGAAATGGGCAAATACGACAATCATCTGCTGGAAGACTACACGGAAGAAGAGTTCAAGCAGATGGACTCGTTTATCGTACATGACCGCGATATGACCTTCTCCTACGCCGCCGTTAAGCAGCTGGAAGGCAAATATCTGGTGCAAAACCGCGTCACCGGCGAGATCTACGAAAGTGCCCAGTTCCTCTATATTCTGGTGGCCGCCTGCCTGTTCTCGAACTACCCGCGTGAAACCCGTCTGGATTACGTTAAGCGTTTCTACGACGCCGTTTCGACGTTCAAAATTTCGCTGCCGACGCCGATTATGTCCGGCGTGCGCACCCCGACGCGTCAGTTCAGCTCCTGCGTGCTGATCGAGTGCGGCGACAGTCTGGATTCCATTAACGCCACCTCCAGCGCGATTGTGAAATACGTTTCCCAGCGTGCCGGTATCGGCATCAACGCGGGCCGCATTCGCGCGCTGGGCAGCCCGATTCGCGGCGGCGAAGCGTTCCACACCGGCTGTATCCCGTTCTACAAGCACTTCCAGACCGCAGTGAAGTCCTGCTCGCAGGGCGGCGTACGCGGCGGCGCGGCAACGCTGTTCTACCCGATGTGGCATCTGGAAGTGGAAAGCCTGCTGGTGCTGAAAAACAACCGCGGCGTGGAAGGCAACCGCGTGCGTCACATGGACTACGGCGTACAGATCAACAAATTGATGTACACCCGTCTGCTGAAAGGCGAAGAGATCACCCTGTTCAGCCCGTCCGACATGCCGGGCCTGTACGACGCGTTCTTCGCCGACCAGGACGAGTTCGAACGTCTGTACTGTCAGTACGAAAAAGATGACAGCATCCGCAAACAGCGCGTCAAGGCGGTCGAACTGTTCTCGCTGATGATGCAGGAGCGCGCCTCTACCGGGCGTATCTACATCCAGAACGTCGACCACTGCAACACCCACAGCCCGTTCGATCCGCAGGTCGCGCCGGTACGCCAGTCCAATCTGTGTCTGGAAATCGCCCTGCCGACCAAACCGCTGATGGATGTTAACGACGAAAACGGCGAGATCGCGCTGTGTACTCTGTCTGCATTTAACCTCGGGGCTATCAACAGCCTTGAGGAGCTGGAAGATCTGGCGGTACTGGCGGTTCGCGCCCTTGACGCGCTGCTGGATTACCAGGACTACCCGATTCCGGCTGCCAGACGCGGCGCTATGGGCCGCCGCACGCTGGGTATCGGCGTCATTAACTATGCTTATTACCTGGCGAAGCACGGCGTGCGTTACTCCGACGGCAGCGCCAACAACCTGACCCACAAAACGTTTGAAGCCATTCAGTACTATCTGCTGAAAGCTTCTAACGAACTGGCTATTGAGCAGGGCGCCTGCCCGTGGTTTAACGAAACCACTTACGCGCAAGGTATTCTGCCGATCGATACCTATAAGAAAGACCTGGATGCGATCGCCAGCGAACCGCTGCATTTCGACTGGGAAGCGTTGCGTGAGTCGATCAAGACCCACGGTCTGCGTAACTCCACGCTTTCCGCGCTGATGCCGTCCGAAACCTCGTCGCAGATTTCCAACGCCACCAACGGGATTGAACCGCCGCGCGGTTACGTCAGCATCAAAGCATCGAAAGACGGGATTCTGCGTCAGGTGGTGCCGGACTACGAACATCTGGGCAACGCCTACGAACTGCTGTGGGAAATGCCGGGCAACGATGGCTACCTACAGCTGGTCGGCATCATGCAGAAGTTTATCGACCAGTCGATCTCCGCCAACACCAACTACGATCCGTCGCGCTTCCCGTCCGGAAAAGTACCGATGCAGCAGTTGCTGAAAGACCTGCTCACCGCCTATAAGTTTGGCGTGAAGACGCTGTACTATCAGAACACCCGCGACGGCGCGGAAGATGCTCAGGACGATCTGGTGCCTTCCATCCAGGATGATGGCTGCGAAAGCGGCGCATGTAAGATTTAA
- the ubiG gene encoding bifunctional 2-polyprenyl-6-hydroxyphenol methylase/3-demethylubiquinol 3-O-methyltransferase UbiG encodes MNAETQPVNHNVDHEEIAKFEAVASRWWDLEGEFKPLHRINPLRLGYIAERSGGLFGKKVLDVGCGGGILAESMAREGATVTGLDMGAEPLQVAKLHALESGIQVDYVQETVEQHAAKHAGQYDVVTCMEMLEHVPDPQSVVRACAQLVKPGGEVFFSTINRNGKAWLMAVVGAEYVLRMVPKGTHDVKKFIKPAELLGWVDETALQERHITGLHYNPITDRFTLGPGVDVNYMVHTTAKTE; translated from the coding sequence ATGAATGCCGAAACACAGCCGGTAAACCACAACGTCGACCACGAAGAAATTGCGAAATTTGAAGCAGTCGCGTCGCGCTGGTGGGATCTGGAAGGCGAATTCAAGCCGCTGCATCGCATTAACCCGCTGCGTCTGGGTTACATCGCCGAGCGTTCAGGCGGCCTGTTTGGTAAAAAGGTCCTCGATGTCGGCTGCGGCGGCGGCATTCTGGCCGAAAGCATGGCCCGCGAAGGGGCGACGGTAACCGGTCTGGATATGGGCGCAGAGCCGTTGCAGGTGGCGAAACTGCACGCGCTGGAAAGCGGTATTCAGGTCGACTATGTGCAGGAAACCGTGGAACAACACGCGGCGAAACACGCCGGACAGTATGATGTCGTCACCTGCATGGAGATGCTGGAACATGTCCCCGACCCGCAATCGGTGGTCCGCGCCTGCGCGCAGCTGGTCAAACCCGGCGGCGAGGTCTTTTTCTCGACGATTAACCGCAACGGCAAAGCCTGGCTGATGGCGGTGGTTGGCGCGGAGTACGTGCTGCGGATGGTGCCAAAAGGCACGCATGATGTGAAAAAATTTATTAAGCCCGCCGAGCTGCTGGGCTGGGTGGACGAAACGGCGCTCCAGGAGCGGCATATCACCGGGCTGCACTATAACCCGATTACCGACCGCTTTACGCTCGGCCCGGGGGTGGATGTAAACTATATGGTGCATACCACCGCTAAAACCGAGTAA